One part of the Mariniblastus fucicola genome encodes these proteins:
- a CDS encoding bifunctional riboflavin kinase/FAD synthetase has translation MKLYHSLDDFPISDRRSALTIGNFDGVHRGHCVVIDELKRLATKHDAMAVVFTFEPHPVRILKPEAAPPPLTWIDRKAKLLAELGVDAVIAYPTDLSLLSLTYQGFFDQIIKQKVNACAMVEGPNFHFGKGRAGTPEKLAGLCRDNDIELTILDPSIDGGEYISSSRIRNLVRDGNVDKAREMLTRPYRIRGMVTHGAARGRQIGFPTANVDAIDTLIPANGVYAGRATVDRKSHWAAIHIGPNPTFGDRMSKVEVHILDFDQSIYGMPIEVDFISRLRDICEFDSPEKLKSQLNNDIADARKILRTH, from the coding sequence ATGAAACTCTATCACTCACTTGATGACTTTCCCATTTCTGATCGCCGTAGTGCTCTGACGATCGGAAACTTCGACGGTGTTCATCGTGGTCATTGCGTCGTCATAGACGAACTGAAACGGCTGGCCACCAAACACGATGCGATGGCTGTCGTTTTCACTTTCGAGCCCCATCCAGTTCGGATTCTCAAGCCCGAAGCAGCGCCACCTCCGTTGACCTGGATCGATCGCAAGGCCAAATTGTTGGCGGAACTTGGCGTCGATGCGGTCATCGCCTATCCGACAGATCTGAGCTTGTTGTCGCTGACGTATCAGGGGTTCTTTGACCAGATTATTAAGCAAAAAGTCAACGCGTGCGCAATGGTTGAAGGTCCGAACTTTCACTTTGGAAAGGGCAGGGCGGGTACGCCGGAGAAGCTGGCTGGGCTTTGTCGCGACAACGATATCGAGCTGACGATTCTCGATCCATCCATCGACGGCGGCGAGTACATTTCCAGCAGCAGAATCAGAAACCTGGTCCGCGACGGAAACGTTGACAAGGCGAGAGAGATGTTGACTCGGCCATATCGCATTCGCGGCATGGTGACGCACGGAGCGGCTCGTGGCAGGCAGATCGGATTTCCGACAGCCAACGTCGACGCGATTGATACCTTGATTCCTGCCAACGGTGTTTATGCTGGACGGGCAACCGTTGATCGAAAAAGCCACTGGGCCGCGATCCACATTGGGCCCAACCCGACTTTCGGTGACCGGATGTCGAAGGTCGAAGTTCACATCCTCGATTTCGACCAGTCGATCTATGGGATGCCGATCGAGGTTGATTTTATCAGCCGTCTGCGTGATATTTGTGAATTCGATTCACCTGAAAAACTAAAATCACAACTTAATAACGATATTGCTGACGCTCGAAAGATCCTTCGAACCCATTGA